One genomic window of Bacteroidales bacterium includes the following:
- a CDS encoding AraC family transcriptional regulator, which produces MVVKTELEKLGIPYIDVKIGEVNTKEVILRDKLDQLDLAMRETGLVLIEDKKSILVEKIKVTVIELVHYTEDQIKTNLSDYLSEKLNYDYTYLANLFSEVKGITIEKFYLTHKIEKVKELIVYEELNLSEIAYKLHYSSVSHLSNQFKKFTGLTPSHFKNLKNKNRNTLEDV; this is translated from the coding sequence ATGGTAGTGAAAACCGAGCTTGAAAAACTTGGTATACCTTATATTGATGTTAAAATTGGAGAGGTAAATACGAAAGAGGTAATTCTCAGGGATAAACTGGATCAATTGGACCTGGCAATGAGAGAAACGGGATTAGTGTTAATAGAGGATAAAAAAAGTATCCTGGTAGAGAAGATTAAAGTTACAGTCATCGAACTTGTGCATTATACAGAGGACCAGATCAAGACAAATCTTTCAGATTACCTGAGCGAGAAGCTCAATTACGATTATACCTATCTGGCCAACTTGTTTTCGGAAGTTAAGGGAATCACCATCGAAAAATTCTATCTGACTCATAAAATTGAAAAAGTCAAGGAACTCATCGTCTATGAAGAACTTAATCTCTCCGAAATAGCGTACAAACTTCACTACAGCAGTGTTTCACACCTTTCGAACCAATTCAAGAAATTTACAGGACTTACTCCTTCACACTTTAAAAATCTAAAAAACAAGAACCGGAACACCCTGGAAGATGTGTGA
- a CDS encoding glycosyltransferase family 4 protein, whose translation MKYAFIGTYPPRECGIGTFTNNLLDSVLHFKKAVKGNYEGFVVAVNDHGLTYDYPQEVKLIIRQEHQEDYLKAAKYINVSGADICILQHEFGIYGGQNGVYILPLLHRLEIPLAVTLHTILKTPTYNEKAVMQEIAKMAQKIIVMSLKAIEFLVDIYDVPRGKIALIEHGVPDIKFNPAKSKEEFKLGSKKVLLTFGFIGRNKGIETVINALPDVVQRHPDVKYIILGKTHPNVLRHSGEEYRIFLMRLVKKLQLENHVLFLNQFIDVQDLFKYLSATDIYITPYLNESQITSGTLSYAVGAGAAVLSTPYWHAAELLADGRGRLFDFADSGQLSSTINELLDHPEELDSLKKTALEYGRNFTWPKTGEEYVKLFTAILEKEYLPVEKKDTVLDFLILPPFSLVHINRLTDDTGIIQHAKYGIPNLKEGYCLDDNARALLMVLMAFRQMKNDRALELSPIYLSYIHYMQNPDGTFRNFMSFNRNFLDKVGSEDSFGRTIWALGYLLGNAPNDAYFQAGGGIFFNAAPNFEKLKSIRGIANAMIGICYYLKTNPSDDSMTERLRNMAFTLLKHYRENESPDWNWFEALLAYDNGILPLALLHAAGILNDERVTEVAIASMNFLTTHTLKDDYLSIIGNEKWYKKEGERSVFAQQPIDAMAMVLMYHQAYHLTKDKEYLKKLYTSFLWFLGENDLRMSLYDFETKGCCDGFESYGVNRNQGAESSVAYLISHLTVLQAYEEFHKHE comes from the coding sequence ATGAAATATGCTTTTATTGGCACATACCCACCCAGGGAATGTGGTATTGGTACATTTACCAATAACCTGCTTGATTCAGTTTTACATTTTAAAAAAGCAGTAAAGGGAAACTACGAAGGGTTTGTGGTGGCAGTGAACGATCATGGCCTGACCTATGATTATCCTCAGGAAGTAAAGTTAATCATCAGGCAGGAGCATCAGGAAGATTACTTAAAAGCTGCAAAGTATATTAATGTAAGTGGTGCAGATATATGTATTCTTCAACATGAATTTGGAATTTATGGAGGGCAAAACGGTGTATACATCCTTCCCTTGCTGCACCGCCTGGAGATCCCTCTGGCAGTAACCCTGCATACCATACTCAAAACCCCTACATACAATGAAAAGGCCGTGATGCAGGAAATTGCAAAAATGGCCCAGAAGATCATTGTGATGAGTCTGAAAGCCATTGAATTTCTCGTTGATATCTATGATGTGCCCCGGGGAAAAATTGCTTTGATAGAGCATGGAGTACCGGATATTAAGTTTAACCCGGCGAAATCAAAGGAAGAATTCAAACTGGGCAGTAAAAAAGTATTGCTCACCTTTGGATTTATTGGCCGGAATAAAGGAATTGAAACAGTCATCAATGCCCTGCCCGATGTGGTTCAGAGGCACCCGGATGTGAAATACATCATTTTGGGGAAAACCCACCCCAATGTATTAAGGCATTCAGGCGAAGAATACCGTATATTTTTGATGCGGCTGGTGAAAAAACTTCAATTGGAAAATCATGTGCTGTTTTTAAATCAATTTATTGATGTACAGGATTTATTCAAGTATCTGTCGGCAACAGATATTTATATCACACCCTATTTAAATGAATCTCAAATCACCAGCGGCACACTTTCCTACGCTGTCGGAGCCGGCGCAGCCGTACTGTCGACCCCATACTGGCATGCCGCAGAACTGCTGGCCGACGGAAGAGGAAGACTGTTCGACTTTGCGGATTCCGGGCAGCTATCTTCCACCATTAATGAACTTCTGGATCATCCGGAAGAGCTGGATAGTCTGAAAAAGACGGCGCTTGAATATGGAAGAAATTTTACCTGGCCGAAAACGGGAGAGGAATATGTTAAGCTTTTTACTGCCATTCTGGAAAAAGAATATTTGCCGGTAGAAAAGAAAGACACAGTACTGGATTTTCTTATCCTTCCTCCCTTTTCACTGGTCCATATCAATCGTTTAACAGACGACACAGGTATCATCCAACATGCAAAATATGGCATCCCGAACCTGAAAGAAGGGTACTGTCTGGATGATAATGCAAGGGCCCTGCTTATGGTCCTGATGGCTTTTCGCCAGATGAAAAACGACAGGGCTCTTGAACTCTCCCCCATCTATCTGAGTTACATCCACTATATGCAGAATCCGGATGGTACCTTCAGGAACTTCATGAGTTTTAACAGAAACTTTCTCGACAAGGTGGGTTCCGAAGATTCCTTTGGAAGGACCATCTGGGCATTGGGGTATCTGCTTGGCAACGCGCCCAATGATGCCTATTTTCAGGCAGGAGGAGGGATCTTCTTTAATGCTGCACCCAATTTCGAGAAGCTAAAATCCATCAGAGGCATAGCCAATGCCATGATTGGCATTTGTTACTACCTCAAAACCAATCCCTCTGATGATTCCATGACCGAAAGGCTAAGAAATATGGCTTTCACATTATTAAAACACTACCGGGAGAATGAATCGCCCGATTGGAATTGGTTTGAAGCCTTGCTGGCATACGATAACGGAATTTTACCGCTTGCGCTTTTGCATGCAGCAGGCATACTGAATGATGAGCGGGTTACCGAGGTGGCTATTGCTTCCATGAATTTCCTGACCACCCATACCTTAAAAGATGATTACCTGTCGATTATCGGAAACGAAAAATGGTATAAGAAAGAAGGCGAACGGTCCGTGTTTGCTCAGCAACCCATCGACGCCATGGCCATGGTGTTGATGTATCATCAGGCTTATCATCTCACCAAAGACAAAGAATACCTAAAAAAGCTCTACACTTCGTTTTTGTGGTTCCTTGGTGAAAACGACCTGAGAATGAGCTTATACGATTTTGAAACAAAGGGGTGTTGCGATGGATTTGAAAGCTATGGAGTGAACAGGAACCAGGGAGCTGAAAGCTCAGTAGCCTATTTAATCTCTCATTTAACGGTTTTGCAGGCCTATGAAGAATTTCACAAGCATGAGTGA
- a CDS encoding glycoside hydrolase family 130 protein has product MVISRYPYNPILTKHEVPYPVATVHNAAVIKHQDTYIMIFRSHKLNGRSILGKAVSDDGYHFEVDKNPFMIPAQQGIFKEYEAYGVEDPRIVFLDGQYLITYSAYSRHGVRIGLAKTKDFKTIERFSLITESDYRNVVIFPEKFGGLYARLDRPHSEISPWSIWISYSPDLKYWGESKIIMRPVQYHWDEMKIGPGAPPIRTPRGWLHIYHGVFPTMDGCVYRLGAAIHDLNDPSEIIAVGDDWILQPKEEYEITGYVHNVVFCCGAVPEDDGSVKIYWGGADKVMCVGTANLEALVDHCLDNPRPPI; this is encoded by the coding sequence ATGGTCATCAGCAGATATCCATACAATCCTATCCTCACTAAACATGAAGTTCCTTATCCGGTAGCTACGGTACACAATGCCGCTGTTATCAAGCACCAGGATACTTACATCATGATATTTCGTTCCCACAAATTAAACGGAAGAAGCATATTGGGAAAGGCCGTGAGTGATGATGGTTACCATTTTGAAGTGGACAAAAACCCATTTATGATTCCTGCCCAGCAGGGTATCTTTAAAGAATACGAAGCCTATGGGGTGGAAGATCCACGCATTGTATTCCTGGATGGTCAATACCTGATTACATATAGCGCTTACTCCAGGCATGGCGTTCGCATCGGACTTGCCAAAACAAAAGATTTTAAAACCATTGAAAGGTTTTCATTGATCACCGAATCAGATTACCGGAATGTGGTCATATTCCCGGAAAAATTTGGGGGCCTATATGCCAGACTCGACCGTCCTCATTCGGAGATCTCTCCCTGGTCGATTTGGATATCGTATTCACCTGATTTAAAATACTGGGGGGAGTCAAAAATAATTATGAGACCCGTGCAATACCACTGGGATGAGATGAAGATTGGTCCGGGCGCACCTCCCATCAGAACCCCACGCGGTTGGCTGCATATTTATCATGGTGTTTTCCCAACCATGGATGGATGTGTTTACAGGCTTGGTGCAGCAATTCATGACCTGAATGATCCTTCAGAAATCATCGCTGTGGGTGATGACTGGATCCTGCAACCCAAAGAGGAATATGAAATTACCGGGTATGTACATAATGTGGTGTTTTGTTGTGGTGCAGTTCCTGAGGATGATGGAAGTGTAAAAATATACTGGGGAGGAGCCGACAAAGTAATGTGTGTGGGCACTGCCAACCTGGAAGCCCTGGTAGACCATTGTCTGGACAATCCGCGTCCTCCCATTTAA
- a CDS encoding glucose 1-dehydrogenase: protein MKRTENKVVIVTGGALGIGRETCLLLAKEGAKVAVTDILDDEGRKLTEEITQSGGVAKFWHLDVSDEKEVEKVYNEVVKEFGKMDATVNNAGIAGADKPTHELSEKEWDTVMNVNVKGVFFCTKYAIPHMKKGGSGSIVNLSSIYGLIGAGDIPPYHASKGAVRLMSKNDALIYAKDNIRVNSVHPGFIWTPLVEELGKNDSSFRKKLDSLHPIGHVGEAKDIAYGILYLVSDESKFVTGSELVIDGGYTCK, encoded by the coding sequence ATGAAAAGAACAGAAAACAAAGTGGTAATCGTAACAGGTGGCGCATTAGGAATCGGACGCGAAACATGTCTTCTATTAGCAAAAGAAGGTGCGAAGGTCGCTGTGACCGACATTCTTGACGATGAAGGCCGGAAACTGACTGAAGAAATTACCCAATCAGGAGGAGTGGCAAAATTCTGGCATCTCGATGTCTCAGACGAAAAGGAAGTTGAAAAAGTGTATAATGAAGTCGTTAAAGAATTTGGGAAAATGGATGCGACTGTAAATAATGCAGGAATTGCAGGTGCCGACAAGCCAACTCATGAATTAAGCGAGAAGGAGTGGGATACTGTCATGAATGTGAACGTTAAAGGAGTTTTTTTCTGTACCAAATATGCCATTCCACATATGAAAAAAGGAGGCAGCGGGAGCATCGTAAACCTTTCTTCAATATATGGCTTAATTGGCGCTGGAGATATTCCACCTTATCATGCATCTAAAGGTGCAGTAAGATTGATGTCAAAAAATGATGCCCTAATATATGCAAAGGATAATATAAGAGTGAACTCTGTACATCCGGGTTTTATTTGGACTCCCCTGGTAGAAGAATTGGGTAAAAATGACAGCAGTTTCCGAAAAAAACTTGATAGTCTGCATCCCATAGGACATGTTGGCGAAGCAAAAGATATTGCCTACGGAATTCTTTATCTGGTATCCGACGAATCAAAGTTTGTTACCGGAAGTGAACTGGTTATTGATGGCGGGTACACCTGCAAATAA